The following are encoded in a window of Cyanobacterium sp. T60_A2020_053 genomic DNA:
- a CDS encoding SpoIIE family protein phosphatase, with product MVANLQREQNKIQNLLSSLSFALRSFNNLNQFLELTPLMASRVTDAEGSALVLYQQNKQVKLDQFYCQNQPLKEQINQDFISVINHINNYQTQHQLDPNFYPPLECFPVFVQEKIHNKLSCYLQIYSTPVLTKNVEIGRLYVFSQAREFLWSQSRKTLTQLVADQTAVAIANHQLTSELMSKERQDRELEIASEIQVRLLPRKCPNINGLDLAAKCETANRVGGDYYDFIPANYDQWDEDTSQIPDAPCQSWSIVIGDVMGKGVPAGLIMTMTRGMLRAEVLNRHSPARVLAHLNRVMYEDLDNSHRFVTLFYSEYDPRNRMLRYANAAHNPPLYWCAGTNTVRKLDTEGMLIGLQPHSDYEDNFIQLQDEDTVLYYTDGLTDAINKNNQRFEEENLINCFHVACQEYNNAQDILDHIFNAIKKFIGVGHYNIDDMTMIVVKHKPQEMCICN from the coding sequence ATGGTGGCAAATTTGCAAAGAGAACAAAATAAAATTCAAAATCTCCTCAGCTCTCTTAGCTTCGCTTTGCGCAGTTTTAATAATCTTAATCAATTTTTAGAATTAACCCCCCTGATGGCTTCGAGAGTAACGGATGCAGAAGGATCTGCTTTGGTACTTTATCAGCAAAATAAACAAGTAAAATTAGATCAGTTTTACTGCCAAAATCAACCATTAAAAGAGCAAATTAACCAAGATTTTATTTCTGTAATTAATCATATTAATAATTATCAAACCCAACACCAATTAGACCCTAATTTTTATCCCCCCTTGGAATGTTTCCCTGTTTTCGTACAAGAAAAAATCCATAACAAACTATCTTGTTATTTACAAATATATAGTACACCTGTTCTCACTAAAAATGTGGAGATCGGGCGCTTGTATGTTTTTAGTCAAGCAAGGGAATTTCTTTGGAGTCAAAGCAGAAAAACTCTTACCCAGCTAGTTGCAGATCAAACAGCAGTAGCTATAGCTAATCATCAACTAACCAGCGAATTGATGTCGAAAGAAAGACAAGACCGAGAATTGGAAATTGCTTCAGAAATACAAGTCAGATTACTGCCTAGAAAATGCCCTAATATCAACGGTTTAGATTTAGCCGCCAAGTGTGAAACCGCTAATCGAGTAGGGGGAGATTATTATGACTTCATTCCCGCTAATTACGATCAATGGGATGAAGATACCTCACAAATTCCCGACGCTCCGTGTCAATCTTGGAGCATTGTTATTGGTGATGTCATGGGAAAAGGAGTCCCTGCTGGGTTGATTATGACTATGACAAGGGGAATGTTACGCGCGGAAGTTTTAAACCGCCATTCCCCAGCGCGCGTCTTGGCACATCTTAACCGAGTCATGTATGAAGATTTGGACAACTCCCATCGTTTTGTCACTTTATTTTACTCAGAATATGACCCCCGTAACCGGATGTTACGTTATGCCAATGCCGCCCACAATCCTCCTTTGTACTGGTGCGCTGGTACTAACACCGTGAGAAAATTAGACACGGAAGGAATGTTAATCGGTTTACAACCCCATTCAGACTATGAAGATAATTTTATTCAGTTGCAGGATGAGGACACGGTGCTTTATTATACTGACGGTTTGACGGATGCTATCAACAAAAATAACCAACGTTTTGAGGAGGAGAATTTAATTAACTGTTTTCATGTTGCTTGTCAAGAATACAATAATGCCCAAGATATTTTAGACCATATTTTCAACGCAATTAAAAAATTTATTGGTGTTGGTCATTACAATATCGATGATATGACCATGATTGTTGTTAAACATAAACCCCAAGAAATGTGTATTTGTAACTAA